A genomic region of Devosia ginsengisoli contains the following coding sequences:
- a CDS encoding S24 family peptidase, with amino-acid sequence MLSHRAIWDGIDALARRHGHSVSALAKLAGLDATAFNVSKRVSKDGRERWPSTESISKILEATGESFDSFLTGTGAFLQLNDNLPNRTVPLLGLAQAGSGGFFDSAGFPAGQGWDEIALPSPGEGGIYALEVQGDSMEPLYREGDRIVVSPTEQVRRGDRVVVKTRDGEVMAKILHRQTGKQIELHSINPAYEPRLFELSDIEWIARIIWASQ; translated from the coding sequence ATGCTGTCACACAGAGCTATCTGGGACGGGATCGACGCCCTCGCGCGCCGCCATGGCCATTCGGTCTCGGCGCTGGCGAAACTCGCCGGGCTCGACGCCACTGCCTTCAACGTCTCCAAGCGCGTCAGCAAGGACGGGCGGGAGCGCTGGCCCTCGACCGAGAGCATTTCCAAAATCCTGGAAGCCACGGGGGAGAGCTTCGATTCCTTCCTCACCGGTACGGGCGCCTTCCTGCAGCTCAACGACAACCTGCCCAACCGCACCGTGCCGCTGCTCGGTCTGGCGCAAGCCGGCTCGGGCGGATTCTTCGATAGCGCGGGTTTTCCGGCCGGCCAGGGCTGGGACGAAATCGCCCTGCCCTCGCCCGGCGAAGGCGGCATCTATGCACTCGAAGTGCAGGGCGATTCCATGGAGCCGCTCTATCGCGAAGGCGACCGCATCGTCGTCTCGCCCACCGAGCAGGTGCGACGGGGCGATCGCGTCGTGGTCAAGACGCGCGATGGCGAGGTGATGGCCAAGATCCTGCATCGCCAGACCGGCAAGCAGATCGAGCTTCACTCCATCAACCCGGCCTATGAGCCGCGGCTGTTCGAGCTCAGCGATATTGAATGGATCGCCCGCATCATCTGGGCCA
- a CDS encoding DUF952 domain-containing protein, whose amino-acid sequence MSTPEFVYKIATEAAFAPARNGAGFAGMPIDATDGYMHFSTADQLAETLRLHFAGQSGLVLLAVRSADLGADLVWEPSRGGALFPHLYGGPLKIAAIAWEAPLRVTADGVCTLPEAVR is encoded by the coding sequence ATGAGCACCCCTGAATTCGTCTACAAGATCGCCACCGAAGCGGCCTTCGCGCCTGCACGCAATGGCGCCGGCTTTGCCGGCATGCCCATCGACGCCACGGATGGCTACATGCACTTTTCCACGGCCGACCAACTGGCCGAAACGCTGCGCCTGCATTTCGCCGGGCAAAGCGGATTGGTGCTGCTGGCGGTGCGCAGCGCTGATCTCGGCGCCGATCTGGTCTGGGAGCCCTCGCGCGGCGGCGCGCTCTTCCCTCATCTCTATGGCGGCCCGCTCAAGATAGCGGCCATTGCCTGGGAGGCGCCGCTAAGGGTGACCGCCGATGGTGTCTGCACCCTGCCCGAGGCGGTGCGATGA